A stretch of the Equus caballus isolate H_3958 breed thoroughbred chromosome X, TB-T2T, whole genome shotgun sequence genome encodes the following:
- the LOC111771549 gene encoding DNA endonuclease RBBP8-like has translation MQAGNSGGENRGDGKQPSGKEKLQLSVSDSASDDFKKTWLALKELHDKELHRIQTKLTSLKKQRLADGRWTGSTAKIKELTEQQKVLSGTIQELREQLNAKTCDRCSMNEAYKNKLQQEFYDVQQKNLNFIAQLTAERNKLREENKRLCASLKLNQEQFHPTFSDSDDFFPCTQGTMSVFSVRDPVQEPQVHLPIRGLKHSRTEQMKSGGKKEQQQSSKFSVPFYSQEIFEVPETSFEKTPSNSSKSSLIIDATQKSPASFLLMPKLASQRGCEFQGIAHLPEDKRGQPKMKQLAVQKMSTPQRETQLDLPWSLSSISTGENPPAQIVSETSPENMPDSKRSLFPPVTQEDMQFMEMLWLCSII, from the exons ATGCAGGCGGGGAACTCGGGTGGAGAAAACAGAGGAGATGGGAAGCAACCTTCCGGAAAAGAGAAATTGCAGCTTAGTGTATCTGATTCGGCATCcgatgattttaaaaaaacctggCTAGCGCTGAAAGAGCTCCACGACAAGGAGCTCCACCGCATACAGACAAAATTAACCAGTCTGAAGAAACAGCGATTGGCAGACGGAAGGTGGACAGGCTCCACAGCCAAAATTAAAGAGTTAACTGAGCAACAGAAAGTCCTCAGTGGCACCATTCAGGAGTTGCGGGAACAATTAAACGCAAAAACATGTGACCGCTGTTCCATGAATGAAGCCTACAAGAATAAACTACAGCAGGAATTTTATGATGTCCAACAAAAAAATCTTAACTTTATTGCCCAGCTCACTGCAGAAAGGaataaattaagagaagaaaataaaaggctttgTGCAAGCCTAAAATTGAATCAGGAACAGTTTCACCCTACTTTTTCTGATAGTGATGACTTCTTTCCTTGTACTCAAGGGACTATGTCAGTTTTTTCAGTGAGGGATCCTGTGCAAGAACCTCAGGTGCATCTGCCTATCAGAGGACTAAAGCACTCACGTACCGAACAGATGAaatctggagggaaaaaagaacagcaaCAAAGTTCAAAGTTTTCAGTTCCATTTTATAGTCAGGAGATCTTTGAGGTGCCAGAGACTTCTTTTGAGAAGACTCCCTCTAACAGCAGTAAGTCTTCTCTAATAATCGATGCCACCCAGAAGTCCCCTGCAAGTTTTCTTTTAATGCCTAAACTTGCCTCTCAAAGGGGCTGTGAATTTCAAGGTATCGCACACCTTCCTGAAGACAAGCGTGGCCAGCCAAAAATGAAACAGCTCGCCGTACAGAAGATGTCCACACCACAGCGTGAAACTCAGCTTGACTTACCCTGGAGCCTTTCCAGTATTTCTACAGGAGAAAACCCACCTGCTCAAATAGTATCTGAAACATCACCGGAAAATATGCCTGATTCTAAGAGAAGCTTATTTCCTCCTGTTACACAGG AGGACATGCAGTTTATGGAAATGCTTTGGTTATGTTCTATCATATGA